One window of the Rhizobiaceae bacterium genome contains the following:
- a CDS encoding glycosyltransferase family 2 protein: MISVVVPVLNEAENIRALLGEIVAASERTPIREIVYVDDGSTDETLRLLREEMLCVPMLRVVHHDRPMGQSAAFLSGGRAASQELLAFIDGDLQNDPADIALLYERYWTEAAQRPKIAVLGQRAKRNDNTLRRISSRLANRLRAAVLNDGTRDTGCSLKLIRREDFLGLPYFDHMHRFLPALLLRNGVKLAHVQVSHRARVHGTSKYGFWNRALVGATDLMGAAWLARRRLPEDYGPTEVKANTQ, from the coding sequence ATGATCTCAGTCGTCGTTCCCGTTCTCAACGAGGCAGAAAACATCCGGGCCCTCCTCGGCGAGATCGTCGCCGCTTCCGAGCGGACGCCGATCCGCGAGATCGTCTATGTCGACGACGGCAGCACGGACGAGACGCTGAGGCTGCTCAGGGAAGAAATGCTCTGCGTGCCGATGCTGCGCGTCGTACATCACGACCGGCCCATGGGCCAATCGGCCGCCTTCCTGTCGGGCGGCCGGGCGGCGAGCCAGGAACTGCTCGCCTTCATCGACGGCGACCTGCAGAACGACCCCGCCGACATCGCCCTGCTTTACGAGCGCTACTGGACCGAAGCCGCGCAGCGGCCGAAGATCGCGGTGCTCGGCCAGCGGGCGAAGCGCAACGACAACACGCTGCGCCGCATCTCCTCGCGGCTGGCGAACCGCCTGCGCGCGGCGGTGCTCAATGACGGCACCCGCGACACGGGTTGCAGCCTGAAGCTGATCCGGCGGGAGGATTTTCTGGGCCTGCCCTATTTCGACCATATGCACCGGTTCCTTCCGGCGCTGCTGCTTCGCAACGGCGTGAAGCTCGCGCATGTGCAGGTCTCGCACCGGGCACGGGTGCACGGGACATCGAAATACGGCTTCTGGAACCGTGCCCTTGTCGGCGCAACCGACCTGATGGGCGCTGCGTGGCTGGCCCGGCGGCGGCTGCCGGAAGATTACGGACCGACGGAAGTCAAGGCGAACACCCAATGA
- a CDS encoding ABC transporter permease produces the protein MDAPAAQPAADRYTVLDAPPRRLRDLAMRWEVILVILLALTIVVNTLVSPYFLDVFNLADATFNFSEKAIIALAMALLILVREIDLSVAAIVALAAMGIGYAAEAGYGPGALFAVGLGIGLLCGAFNGLLVTWLSLPSIVVTIGTMSLFRGLTQVILGDQAKTKYPPEFLELGQSYFIKMKETGISWLFVPPVPLSFLIFIVLAVLFGLVLHRTAVGRQLFAIGSNPTAARFSGIPVNRLRFVLFLVSGLLSGLAAALLTARLGSMRSNIGIGWELDIVTMVILGGVSIAGGVGSIPGVFLAVLVLGLVTFGMSLNNIPGQVVSVYIGALLIAVIAIPRVIDKLGLRRPA, from the coding sequence ATGGACGCGCCAGCCGCACAACCGGCCGCCGACCGCTACACCGTGCTCGACGCGCCGCCGCGCCGCCTGCGCGATCTGGCCATGCGCTGGGAGGTGATCCTCGTCATCCTGCTGGCGCTGACCATCGTGGTCAACACGCTGGTCTCCCCCTACTTCCTCGACGTATTCAACCTCGCGGACGCCACCTTCAACTTCTCCGAAAAGGCGATCATCGCGCTGGCCATGGCGCTGCTCATTCTCGTCCGCGAGATTGACCTTTCCGTCGCGGCCATCGTCGCGCTGGCGGCGATGGGCATCGGCTATGCGGCGGAGGCGGGCTACGGGCCGGGCGCGCTGTTCGCGGTCGGTCTCGGCATCGGGCTTTTGTGCGGCGCCTTCAACGGCCTGCTGGTGACGTGGCTGAGCCTGCCGTCGATCGTGGTGACGATCGGCACCATGTCCCTGTTCCGCGGCCTGACGCAGGTCATCCTCGGCGACCAGGCGAAGACCAAATATCCGCCGGAGTTCCTCGAACTCGGCCAGAGCTACTTCATCAAGATGAAGGAAACCGGCATTTCCTGGCTGTTCGTGCCGCCCGTGCCGCTTTCCTTCCTCATCTTCATCGTGCTTGCCGTGCTGTTCGGGCTGGTTCTGCACAGGACGGCGGTCGGCCGCCAGCTCTTCGCCATCGGCTCGAACCCGACGGCGGCGCGGTTTTCCGGCATTCCGGTCAACCGGCTGCGTTTCGTGCTCTTCCTGGTCTCCGGCCTGCTTTCCGGACTGGCGGCGGCGCTGCTGACGGCCCGGCTCGGCTCCATGCGTTCCAATATCGGTATCGGCTGGGAGCTCGACATCGTCACCATGGTCATCCTCGGCGGCGTGTCGATCGCCGGCGGCGTCGGCTCCATCCCCGGCGTGTTCCTCGCCGTGCTGGTGCTCGGCCTCGTCACCTTCGGCATGTCGCTGAACAACATTCCGGGGCAGGTGGTCAGCGTCTATATCGGCGCATTGCTGATTGCGGTCATCGCCATTCCGAGGGTCATCGACAAGCTCGGTTTGCGCCGTCCGGCATAG
- a CDS encoding ABC transporter permease, protein MTKVLNYREFALALALILGMLAIGLYQPVFLAWENISDMLTETSVLFMMALAQMVVILTRGIDLSVAANLALSGMLAALVSQYYPDTPLVLMILAGILSGLVLGMINGAFIAFLNIPPIVMTLGTLAVFRGMIIIIAGGDQVNASEMGVVFQAFPKQVVLGLTTPVWIAIVVSILFYVFLNYSRAGRGLYAVGGNPVAARYCGIDQRRQELLAYSITGAVSGLCGYLWVARYGVAYSEIANGYELTVIAACVIGGVSIGGGVGSVAGTLLGALFLGIVMTALPVLQISPFWQMAISGAVILAAVIINARAERRPDKLILPEARRLRRV, encoded by the coding sequence ATGACCAAAGTCCTCAACTACCGCGAATTCGCGCTGGCTCTTGCGCTGATCCTCGGCATGCTGGCCATCGGCTTGTACCAGCCGGTCTTCCTCGCCTGGGAGAACATCAGCGACATGCTGACGGAGACGTCGGTGCTGTTCATGATGGCGCTGGCGCAGATGGTCGTCATCCTGACGCGCGGCATCGACCTCTCCGTCGCGGCGAATCTCGCGCTTTCAGGCATGCTGGCGGCGCTGGTCAGCCAGTATTATCCCGACACGCCGCTGGTGCTGATGATCCTGGCCGGCATCCTCTCCGGCCTCGTGCTCGGCATGATAAACGGCGCCTTCATCGCCTTCCTCAACATCCCGCCGATCGTCATGACGCTCGGCACGCTCGCCGTCTTCCGCGGCATGATCATCATCATCGCCGGCGGCGATCAGGTGAACGCCTCCGAGATGGGCGTCGTCTTCCAGGCGTTTCCGAAACAGGTCGTGCTCGGCCTGACGACGCCGGTGTGGATCGCCATCGTCGTGTCGATCCTGTTCTACGTCTTCCTCAACTACAGCCGCGCCGGACGCGGACTCTACGCAGTCGGCGGCAATCCGGTGGCTGCGCGTTATTGCGGCATTGACCAGCGCCGGCAGGAACTGCTCGCCTATTCGATCACCGGCGCGGTGTCAGGCCTGTGCGGCTATCTCTGGGTGGCGCGCTACGGCGTCGCCTATTCGGAGATCGCCAACGGCTACGAACTCACCGTCATCGCCGCCTGCGTCATCGGCGGCGTGTCGATCGGCGGCGGCGTCGGCTCGGTCGCCGGGACGCTGCTCGGCGCGCTGTTCCTCGGCATCGTCATGACGGCGCTGCCGGTCCTGCAGATCTCGCCCTTCTGGCAGATGGCGATTTCCGGCGCGGTCATCCTCGCAGCCGTCATAATCAATGCGCGCGCGGAGCGGAGGCCGGACAAGCTGATCCTGCCGGAAGCCCGCCGGCTGCGGAGGGTGTGA
- a CDS encoding sugar ABC transporter ATP-binding protein encodes MPEPILTLSGVSKSFPGVRALHDISLSLKPGRVTALLGENGAGKSTIVKILTGIYRPDEGEIRVGGEIRHFSSPRDSWAAGIAAIHQETAMFDELTVAENIFMGHMPTGSARLVDWSEMRSKSAELLKRIDAAIPTDFKLKRLSVAQKHLVEIARALSHEARVMIMDEPTAALSANEIDDLFRIVAQLKAEGRAIIFISHKFDEIFRIADDFVCLRDGEKVGEGEIASVTEAQLVRMMVGRPVDQVFPKRDVPIGEVILSVKDLSNATEYADVSFDLRKGEILGLYGLVGAGRTEAMQGLFGITPTTRGAVRLEGRPLAIGAPSDAIAAGISYVPEDRQDQGAILSLGIRENVTLANLFKHVRGLFLSRSSEQAETRRLGRRLAVKAASWEQRLGELSGGNQQKVVIAKWLATRPKVIVLDEPTKGIDVGSKAAVHDFIGELAGEGLAVVLISSELPEVMGLADRIIVMKEGRIVDEFQRGKWSAEQIVGAATGAAKEAA; translated from the coding sequence ATGCCTGAACCCATTCTCACCCTTTCCGGCGTTTCCAAGAGCTTCCCGGGCGTCCGGGCCCTTCACGACATCAGCCTGTCGCTAAAACCCGGCCGCGTCACGGCGCTGCTCGGCGAGAACGGCGCCGGCAAGTCGACCATCGTCAAGATCCTCACCGGTATCTACAGGCCGGACGAAGGCGAGATCCGCGTCGGCGGCGAAATCCGCCACTTTTCGTCTCCCCGCGATTCCTGGGCGGCCGGCATCGCCGCGATCCATCAGGAAACGGCGATGTTCGACGAGCTCACCGTCGCCGAGAACATCTTCATGGGCCACATGCCGACCGGTTCGGCGCGGCTGGTCGACTGGAGCGAGATGCGGTCGAAGTCGGCCGAGCTGCTGAAACGCATCGACGCCGCCATCCCGACCGACTTCAAGCTGAAGCGGCTGTCGGTCGCCCAGAAGCATCTGGTCGAGATCGCCCGCGCGCTCTCGCACGAAGCGCGCGTCATGATCATGGACGAGCCGACGGCGGCGCTGTCGGCGAACGAGATCGACGATCTTTTCCGCATCGTGGCGCAGCTCAAGGCGGAAGGCCGCGCCATTATCTTCATCAGCCACAAGTTCGACGAGATCTTCCGCATCGCCGACGATTTCGTCTGCCTGCGCGACGGCGAGAAGGTCGGCGAAGGCGAAATCGCGTCCGTCACCGAGGCGCAGCTCGTGCGCATGATGGTCGGCCGACCGGTCGACCAGGTCTTTCCGAAGCGCGACGTGCCGATCGGCGAGGTGATCCTTTCGGTGAAGGACCTCTCCAACGCCACCGAATATGCCGACGTCTCCTTCGACCTGCGCAAAGGCGAGATTCTCGGCCTCTACGGGCTTGTCGGCGCCGGGCGTACCGAGGCGATGCAGGGCCTGTTCGGCATCACGCCGACGACACGCGGCGCGGTGAGGCTGGAGGGCAGGCCGCTCGCCATCGGCGCGCCGTCCGACGCCATCGCCGCCGGCATCTCCTACGTGCCTGAGGACCGTCAGGACCAGGGCGCGATCCTGTCCCTCGGCATCCGCGAGAACGTAACCCTCGCGAACCTTTTCAAACATGTGCGCGGGCTGTTCCTGTCGCGGTCGTCCGAGCAGGCGGAGACGCGCCGTCTCGGCAGGCGGCTGGCAGTGAAGGCGGCGAGCTGGGAGCAGCGGCTCGGCGAGCTGTCCGGCGGCAACCAGCAGAAGGTCGTCATCGCCAAATGGCTGGCGACGCGTCCCAAGGTCATCGTGCTGGACGAGCCGACCAAGGGCATCGACGTGGGCTCGAAGGCCGCCGTCCACGATTTCATCGGCGAACTGGCGGGCGAGGGGCTTGCCGTGGTCCTCATCAGCTCGGAACTGCCCGAGGTGATGGGGCTGGCCGACCGCATCATCGTCATGAAGGAAGGCCGCATCGTCGACGAGTTCCAGCGCGGCAAGTGGAGCGCCGAGCAGATCGTCGGCGCCGCCACCGGCGCCGCGAAGGAAGCCGCGTGA
- the rhaS gene encoding rhamnose ABC transporter substrate-binding protein encodes MKTTRRTVLQLAGGAAVALAAPAIITTRARAADKRIAMIVKNLGNSYFDACANGAKEAASELGGIEIIYTASAKPTAEEQIAVIDAQIAQKVDGIIVSANDADALVPVGKKAADRGIKMMSFDSAIAPAGRLVHLSASSTPLIGAKQVQMIAKTLGNKGEVAILSAASTMTNQNSWIEAMKEEWKKPEYAEMPLVATVYGDDQDDKSYREMQGLVKAHPNLKGVISPTTIGIRSGAKAIVDGGLAGKVFITGLGLPSEMKDYVLAGACDSFAIWNPVEYGYSSTMIMADILNGKDTAEGAKLSMGKKGETTVGKDGECIMGEPFEFNKTNVEEFAKIF; translated from the coding sequence ATGAAGACCACTCGTCGTACCGTATTGCAGCTTGCCGGCGGCGCCGCCGTCGCGCTGGCCGCCCCGGCGATCATCACCACGCGCGCCCGCGCCGCGGACAAGCGCATCGCGATGATCGTCAAGAATCTCGGGAACAGCTATTTCGACGCCTGCGCCAACGGCGCCAAGGAAGCGGCGTCCGAACTCGGCGGCATCGAGATCATCTACACCGCGTCGGCCAAGCCGACCGCCGAGGAGCAGATCGCGGTGATCGACGCGCAGATCGCGCAGAAGGTCGACGGCATCATCGTCTCGGCCAACGACGCCGACGCGCTGGTTCCGGTCGGCAAGAAGGCCGCCGACCGCGGCATCAAGATGATGAGCTTCGACTCGGCCATCGCGCCGGCCGGACGCCTCGTCCATCTCTCCGCCTCCTCGACGCCGCTGATCGGCGCCAAGCAGGTGCAGATGATCGCCAAGACGCTCGGCAACAAGGGCGAGGTCGCGATCCTCTCGGCCGCCTCCACCATGACCAACCAGAACTCCTGGATCGAGGCCATGAAGGAGGAGTGGAAGAAGCCGGAATACGCCGAGATGCCGCTTGTCGCGACCGTCTATGGCGACGATCAGGACGACAAGAGCTATCGCGAGATGCAGGGTCTGGTGAAGGCCCATCCGAACCTCAAGGGCGTCATCTCGCCGACCACGATCGGCATCCGCTCGGGCGCCAAGGCCATCGTCGACGGCGGCCTTGCCGGCAAGGTCTTCATCACCGGCCTCGGCCTGCCTTCGGAAATGAAGGACTATGTGCTCGCGGGCGCCTGCGATTCCTTCGCCATCTGGAACCCGGTGGAATACGGCTACTCCTCGACCATGATCATGGCCGACATCCTGAACGGCAAGGACACCGCCGAAGGCGCCAAGCTCTCTATGGGCAAGAAGGGCGAGACCACCGTCGGCAAGGACGGCGAGTGCATCATGGGCGAGCCCTTCGAGTTCAACAAGACGAACGTCGAGGAGTTCGCCAAGATCTTCTGA
- a CDS encoding NAD(P)/FAD-dependent oxidoreductase, with product MPIPARCAASREWIERSAMLRLTELKLPLGHPTEALRDAIRDRLGVADGEIVDFAIARRANDARRKSAILMVYSVDVTLRDEATVVRRFAGNHQVQPSPDTEYRFVARAPAYYNRPRPIVVGAGPGGLLAALVLAQMGLRPIILERGKVVRERTKDTWGLWRKGVLDPDSNVQFGEGGAGTFSDGKLYSQIKDPRHLGRKVLKEFVAAGAPPEILTEAHPHIGTFRLVTMVESMRETIRSLGGEYRFGHRVEDIEISTAADGTRTLRGLHLHTGEYVETEHAILAVGHSARETFRMLHGRGVHMEAKPFSIGVRIEHPQSWVDKARFGSCAGHPDLGAAAYSLAHHCRNGRTVYSFCMCPGGRVVAATSEPGRVVTNGMSQYSRKEFNANSGLVVGIDPERDYPGHPLAGIDLQRQWESVAYAAGGGSYVAPGQRVEDFLAGRASTAFGEVIPSYKPGVLPTDLAPCLPSFAVEALREALPAFGRQIARYDHPDAMMTGVETRTSSPVSIRRGKDFQSVNTRGLFPAGEGAGYAGGILSAAVDGIKVAEAVALSLLQAA from the coding sequence ATGCCGATCCCGGCACGTTGCGCGGCGTCGAGGGAGTGGATAGAGCGGTCGGCCATGCTGCGCCTCACCGAACTCAAGCTGCCGCTCGGCCATCCCACCGAAGCGCTGCGCGACGCGATCCGCGACCGCCTCGGCGTCGCGGACGGGGAGATCGTCGATTTCGCGATCGCGCGGCGGGCCAACGATGCGCGGCGCAAGTCGGCCATCCTGATGGTCTACTCCGTCGACGTGACGCTGCGCGACGAGGCGACCGTCGTCCGCCGTTTCGCCGGCAATCATCAGGTGCAGCCGTCGCCCGACACGGAGTACCGCTTCGTCGCCAGAGCGCCCGCATATTACAACAGGCCGAGGCCCATCGTGGTGGGCGCGGGGCCGGGCGGACTGCTTGCCGCGCTTGTTCTCGCCCAGATGGGTCTGCGGCCAATTATTCTTGAGCGCGGCAAGGTGGTGCGCGAGCGGACGAAGGACACGTGGGGCCTGTGGCGCAAGGGCGTGCTCGATCCGGATTCCAACGTGCAATTCGGCGAGGGCGGCGCCGGCACTTTTTCCGACGGCAAGCTCTACAGCCAGATCAAGGACCCGCGCCATCTCGGCCGCAAGGTGCTGAAGGAATTCGTCGCGGCCGGCGCGCCGCCGGAAATCCTAACCGAGGCGCATCCGCATATCGGCACGTTCCGGCTCGTCACCATGGTCGAGAGCATGCGCGAGACCATCCGCTCGCTCGGCGGCGAATACCGTTTCGGCCATCGCGTCGAGGATATCGAGATTTCCACCGCGGCGGACGGCACGCGGACACTGCGCGGCCTCCATCTCCATACCGGAGAATATGTCGAGACGGAGCATGCGATCCTCGCCGTCGGCCACAGCGCGCGCGAGACCTTCCGCATGCTGCACGGGCGCGGCGTCCACATGGAGGCAAAGCCGTTCTCCATCGGCGTGCGCATCGAGCACCCGCAATCATGGGTCGACAAGGCGCGCTTCGGCAGTTGCGCCGGCCATCCCGACCTCGGCGCGGCCGCCTACAGCCTCGCGCATCACTGCCGCAACGGCCGCACCGTCTACTCGTTCTGCATGTGCCCCGGCGGGCGCGTCGTGGCCGCCACCTCGGAGCCGGGGCGCGTCGTCACCAACGGTATGAGCCAGTATTCGCGCAAGGAGTTCAACGCCAATTCCGGGCTCGTCGTCGGCATCGATCCCGAGCGGGACTATCCCGGCCATCCGCTGGCCGGCATCGACCTCCAGCGCCAGTGGGAATCCGTCGCCTATGCCGCCGGCGGCGGCAGCTACGTCGCGCCCGGACAGCGGGTGGAGGATTTCCTCGCAGGCCGCGCCTCGACGGCCTTCGGCGAGGTGATCCCATCCTACAAGCCCGGCGTCCTGCCGACCGACCTCGCGCCATGCCTTCCATCGTTCGCGGTCGAGGCGCTGCGGGAGGCGCTGCCCGCGTTCGGCCGCCAGATCGCCCGCTACGATCATCCCGACGCGATGATGACGGGCGTCGAGACGCGCACCTCCTCGCCGGTCAGCATCCGGCGCGGCAAGGATTTCCAGAGCGTCAACACGCGCGGCCTGTTCCCGGCCGGCGAGGGCGCCGGCTATGCGGGCGGCATCCTCTCCGCCGCCGTCGACGGCATCAAGGTGGCAGAGGCGGTGGCCCTCAGCCTGCTCCAGGCAGCATAG
- a CDS encoding aliphatic sulfonate ABC transporter substrate-binding protein, translating into MKSLSRRLFLGLALSLGLLPATGAFAADKPDAITIDWATYNPVSMLLKDKGWLEEEFAKDGITVNWVQSAGSNKALEFLNAGSIDFGSSAGAAALVSKINGNPIKTIYVYSKPEWTALVTLKDSGISSVVDLKGKSVAVTRGTDPHIFLVRALQDAGLSEKDITPVLLQHADGATALVRGDVQAWAGLDPMMANVELNEGGVLFHRNADANTYGVLSTRQEFLEQYPDLVRRVLGVYEHARKYAIENPAELKASFVAATKLPEAVADKQLGERTDLGNSAIGAPQRDAILQAGLALQKAGVLDAAIDVQKSLDDLLDASYVPAGN; encoded by the coding sequence ATGAAGTCTCTGTCTCGCCGCCTTTTCCTTGGCCTCGCGCTTTCGCTCGGCCTTCTGCCGGCAACGGGCGCATTTGCCGCCGACAAGCCCGACGCCATCACCATCGACTGGGCGACCTACAATCCGGTCTCAATGCTCCTGAAGGACAAGGGCTGGCTGGAAGAGGAATTCGCCAAGGACGGCATCACCGTCAACTGGGTGCAGTCCGCAGGCTCCAACAAGGCGCTGGAATTCCTCAATGCCGGCTCGATCGACTTCGGCTCCAGCGCCGGCGCCGCCGCACTGGTGAGCAAGATCAACGGCAACCCGATCAAGACCATCTACGTCTATTCCAAGCCCGAATGGACGGCGCTGGTGACGCTGAAGGACAGCGGCATCAGCAGCGTCGTCGACCTCAAGGGCAAGAGCGTCGCGGTAACCCGCGGCACCGATCCGCACATCTTCCTGGTGCGCGCCCTGCAGGATGCCGGCCTGTCGGAAAAGGACATCACGCCCGTGCTTCTCCAGCACGCGGACGGCGCGACGGCGCTGGTGCGCGGCGACGTGCAGGCCTGGGCCGGTCTCGATCCGATGATGGCCAATGTCGAACTGAACGAGGGCGGCGTGCTCTTCCATCGCAACGCCGACGCCAACACCTACGGCGTGCTCTCGACCCGTCAGGAGTTTCTGGAGCAGTATCCCGATCTGGTGCGCCGCGTGCTTGGCGTTTACGAACATGCCCGCAAATACGCCATCGAGAACCCGGCCGAGCTGAAGGCGAGCTTCGTCGCCGCGACGAAGCTGCCGGAAGCGGTCGCGGACAAGCAGCTCGGCGAGCGCACCGACCTTGGCAACAGCGCCATCGGCGCGCCGCAGCGCGACGCGATCCTGCAGGCGGGGCTGGCCTTGCAGAAGGCCGGCGTGCTCGACGCCGCCATCGACGTGCAGAAGTCGCTGGACGACCTGCTCGATGCGAGCTACGTCCCGGCCGGAAACTGA
- a CDS encoding ABC transporter permease, with the protein MAVAETSIGDDAAGERHGTTWRARLGGPLLGLLLPVALAVGWEIAVRAGLSNGRLVPPPSVIIQTFVQLAKGGELQSHALATLTRVLLGFGAGVIAGTIAGAITGYSTFASRLLDPTLQALRAIPSIAWVPLFILWLGIFEASKITLIAVGVFFPVYLGVMGAVMSVDRKIVEVGRVFRLSGPQMVRRILLPAVLPAYVVALRSGLGLGWMFVVAAEFMGASQGLGYLLIDGQQLGKPAQIVAAIVAFAILGKITDWLIVLATRPLLRWEDRFSRVGAS; encoded by the coding sequence ATGGCAGTGGCGGAGACCAGCATAGGCGACGATGCCGCCGGTGAGCGGCACGGGACGACGTGGCGCGCGCGGCTGGGCGGCCCCCTGCTCGGCCTGCTCCTGCCGGTGGCGCTCGCCGTCGGCTGGGAAATCGCCGTGCGGGCCGGATTGTCGAACGGCAGGCTGGTGCCGCCGCCATCGGTGATCATCCAGACATTCGTGCAACTCGCCAAGGGCGGCGAGCTTCAAAGCCACGCGCTTGCGACGCTGACGCGTGTGCTGCTCGGCTTCGGCGCGGGCGTCATTGCCGGCACGATCGCCGGGGCGATCACCGGCTACTCCACCTTCGCCTCGCGGCTGCTCGATCCGACCTTGCAGGCGCTCCGCGCCATCCCCTCGATCGCCTGGGTGCCGCTCTTCATCCTCTGGCTCGGCATCTTCGAGGCCTCCAAGATCACGCTGATCGCGGTCGGCGTGTTCTTCCCCGTCTATCTCGGCGTCATGGGCGCGGTGATGTCGGTCGACCGCAAGATCGTCGAGGTCGGCCGCGTCTTCCGCCTGTCGGGGCCGCAGATGGTGCGCCGCATCCTGCTGCCGGCCGTGTTGCCGGCCTATGTCGTCGCCCTGCGCTCGGGCCTCGGCCTCGGCTGGATGTTCGTCGTGGCGGCGGAGTTCATGGGCGCGTCGCAGGGCCTCGGCTACCTGCTGATCGACGGCCAGCAGCTCGGCAAGCCGGCGCAGATCGTCGCGGCCATCGTCGCCTTCGCCATACTCGGCAAGATCACCGACTGGCTGATCGTGCTGGCGACGCGGCCGCTCCTGCGCTGGGAAGACCGTTTCTCGCGCGTCGGGGCAAGTTGA
- a CDS encoding ABC transporter ATP-binding protein: MLVLEGVSKTYPNGVRALEGVSLTVDLGEIVAIVGGSGCGKSTMLRAIAGLDAPTRGRIALDGATISAPHEKIGIVFQEPRLLPWLTVAQNVAFGIGHLPAAERAARVDTALDRVGLADKAHVWPRELSGGQAQRVAIARALVPRPEVLLLDEPFSALDAFTRADLQEHLLALWADSRPTLVLVTHDVDEAIALADRILVMKPRPGRIFDEINPGLPRPRDRRSEEFDAARRQVLDSLDRSLERESPTAMRERMLEATYSI; this comes from the coding sequence ATGCTCGTCCTCGAAGGCGTCAGCAAGACCTATCCGAACGGCGTCCGCGCGCTGGAAGGCGTCAGCCTCACGGTCGACCTCGGCGAGATCGTCGCGATCGTCGGGGGTTCTGGTTGCGGCAAATCCACCATGCTCCGCGCCATTGCCGGGCTGGACGCCCCGACGCGCGGTCGCATCGCGCTCGACGGCGCGACGATCAGCGCGCCGCATGAGAAGATCGGCATCGTCTTCCAGGAGCCGCGCCTGCTGCCCTGGCTCACCGTGGCGCAGAATGTCGCCTTCGGCATCGGGCATCTGCCGGCGGCGGAGCGCGCCGCGCGGGTCGACACCGCGCTGGACCGCGTCGGGCTGGCCGACAAGGCGCATGTGTGGCCACGCGAACTGTCCGGCGGACAGGCGCAGCGCGTCGCCATCGCTCGGGCCCTGGTGCCCCGGCCGGAAGTGCTTCTGCTGGACGAGCCCTTTTCCGCGCTCGACGCCTTCACCCGCGCCGATCTGCAGGAGCATCTGCTGGCGCTGTGGGCCGATTCGCGCCCGACGCTCGTGCTCGTCACCCATGATGTGGACGAGGCCATCGCGCTCGCCGACCGCATCCTCGTCATGAAGCCGCGGCCCGGCCGCATTTTTGACGAGATCAACCCCGGCCTGCCCCGGCCGCGCGACCGGCGCTCCGAGGAGTTCGACGCGGCGCGGCGGCAGGTGCTGGATTCGCTCGACCGCTCGCTGGAGCGCGAATCGCCAACGGCGATGCGGGAGCGGATGCTGGAGGCCACCTATTCGATCTGA
- a CDS encoding OsmC family protein, with amino-acid sequence MDAAELRAMQAPIKECYRNDPGAGLITLKAKGSLDDTSIACKVETGRALAVAGLHPATGGSGLELCSGDMLLEALVACAGVTLKAVSTALEIPLRGAEVSAEGDLDFRGTLGVAKDAPVGFAEIRLRFAVDTDAEQEKLDQLLKLTERYCVVYQTIRNGPQVDVSLVRA; translated from the coding sequence ATGGACGCCGCCGAACTGCGCGCAATGCAGGCGCCGATCAAGGAATGCTACCGCAACGACCCCGGTGCGGGGCTGATCACGCTCAAGGCGAAGGGTTCGCTCGATGACACCAGCATCGCCTGCAAGGTCGAGACCGGCCGGGCGCTGGCGGTGGCGGGCCTTCATCCCGCTACCGGCGGCAGCGGGCTGGAACTCTGCTCGGGCGACATGCTGCTGGAAGCGCTGGTGGCCTGCGCCGGCGTAACGCTGAAGGCCGTGTCGACGGCGCTGGAAATCCCGCTGCGAGGCGCGGAGGTTTCGGCTGAAGGCGATCTGGATTTCCGGGGGACGCTCGGCGTCGCCAAGGACGCACCGGTGGGCTTCGCCGAAATCCGCCTGCGCTTCGCCGTGGACACGGATGCGGAACAGGAAAAGCTCGACCAGCTGCTGAAGCTGACGGAGCGCTATTGCGTGGTCTACCAGACGATCAGGAACGGGCCGCAGGTCGACGTCTCGCTCGTCAGGGCGTGA